TATTGAATTATCATACCGTAAGTAGATTACGAGGAAAAGAATATGTAGGGAATATTGAAGAAATCTCAAATGAGTTTGTGTATGAGGAATTAGATTTTGAGTAGATGATTGTAGTTGTTAACTCACAAAAAAACCACTCTACCTTTTAAAATAACGTGGTTGAATATAAAACTAATTATGTTTCTTACTTATATCAATAATTATAAGCTAGAGAGAGTGATCGCTTAGAATTAAAGCCCATAGGTTAGTATTTTCTTTATTTCAGAGTCACCATTTATTTCAAACAGTAATTCTTTGTTAAAAAGAGCCTGTTTATCTACGATTATTCTCGGACTATCACTTTTATCTGTAATTACAATATTTTCATCTATTATGATATTTTTAAACATTCCTTCGTAGATTGAAGATCCAGTTTCTGTTCGCATTATAATACCATTAATCATCTCCTCTTGTGTGCTTATTTTCTTTCCTGTTAACCATAATTGGAAAGAATACGTTGTTATTTCACATGTGAGGATTAATTCTAAATCATCTCCTTTAAATTTTTTCTTCTTATGAATCCACTTGTTTAAGCAATTTTCTTTTTTAAATTCATCTATCAAGTTTAAAAGATTTTCTAAGGGAATTGGTTTAAACTTCCAAGCTTTTTTAAATCCTTGTTCCAGTAAATCTAAATAATAGCTACAATCTTCAGATGTTTTCGCTTTTTCATACCTTAATTTATCAAAAGCTAAATTCACTCGTAATACTTTAGAAGGTACGATGGCTGATGATTGCAAATCATATTCAGATAAAGCAACGTCAATCATGTTAAAAGTACCATCAGTTTTGAACTTATATTTTCGAATTCTTTTAGAAAAATAATCATTAATAAAATCTACATGCTTTTGAAAATCATAACGGAGTTCATTATCAGTAACAATATAAGTATTGTAATCTAGACTTAATGAAATATAATTTAAATTCATAACTATTCAGCTTTTGGTCTTTTTCATAATGACAGATTAAAGTTTTTATTGGAGCTCGACCATAATTAAATTTCAAATTAAACCTCTAAGGTTTGTCTGTTGATTTATTCTCATTCATGATGATATGGTTCATTCCTTAAAATGGTAAATCCGCGGTAAATTTGCTCTACAATAAATAATCGAATCATTTGGTGGGAAAAAGTCATTTTAGATAAAGATAATTTTCCGCCGGCTTTTTTATAAACCGCTTCTGAAAAACCATAAGGTCCGCCAATTACCAAAACCAATTGCTTAATTCCAGAGTTCATTTTCTTTTGAAGAAACTGAGAAAATTCAATGGAAGTATATTGTTTTCCTTTGTCGTCAAGTAAAATAAGTTGATCGGTATTTTGAAGTTTAGAAAGAATTAAATCACCTTCTTTTTCTTTTTGCTGAGCTTCAGATAAGTTTTTAGCATTTTTTATATCAGGAATAATATCAAGTTCAAACTTAACATAATGCTTTAACCGATTTTGATATAGTTCAATTAACTGGTTTAAATTCTTGTCATCTGTTTTACCAACAGCAAGTAATTTGATCTTCATAAAAAATATTTAAAGCAAAACTACATCAAAAAACAGTGATATTCCTATAAATTACTAGAATAGAATTAAATAAATTTATGGCTGTAAATACTTGATTACCAAACTATGATTAAAAAGTGCCCCCCGAAACTAGTGCTTTTAGGTATATGTCTATTTATCCTATCAGCATGTGAAACAGATGACTTCATCGAAAACAATACAACAATTACAAATACTACAACCCCAGAAGATGTTAAACTCTATGAAAAATGGTTTGACAGTGCAAAACTTCCTGATATAGAAGAGGTGTTTTCAGAAGAATCATTAATATCAGATAAGCAGTTAGATGCTCAGATTACAATTCAAAAATCATCAAATTCTCAGCCTGTATATGTGCATTATATGCCTTGGTTTCAATCTAAAGAAACAGATGGGTATTGGGGACAACATTGGACGATGACAAACCAAAATCCAGAGGTAGTTCATGAAGATGGCAGACGACAAATTGCTTCTCACTATTATCCTAAAATTGGTCCATATTCTACTAAAGACAAAGATTTACAGCAATATCACTTATTGTTAATGAAATTGAGTGGTGTTGATGGAGTTATTTTCGATTGGTATGGAATGAGGGATGTGTTAGATTTTAACAATATAAAAGAAGGAATGGAAAGTTTCTTAAAACAATTGAATAAGACGGATATTGAGTTTGCTGTGATGTATGAGGATAGAGTAATTCATGAACAAGCAAGAGCTTTAACCCCAATTCAAATAAGTCAAGCAAAGAATGATTTGCAGTATATCGAGAGCACTTATTTTGATATGGATAATTACATTAGAATTGATGATAAAGAATTGTTAATGATATTCGGTCCAAATTATATAGATGAAGAACAAGATTGGAATGAAATTTTAGGTTCTCTTGAAGAAAAATATAATGTCTTAACCTTATGGGGTGCTCAAGATGTAATTGGAAGGCAAAACACGAATGGAGAATTTGCTTGGATTGATAGAGGGCATTTAAACACATTATATGGTTATTACAATTATAATGTAGATTTCAATGATGTGATAGGTGGAGTTTCTTATCCTGGGTTTCATGATTTTTATGTAGAAGGAGGTTGGAAACCTGCAGATTCAAGACAGTGGTCTATTGATCGTTTTGATGATGAACCTTTAGTGAATTCTTTTGTTGAAACTACAAAACATCCTGTTGATTTCGTTCAAATTGCGACATGGAATGACTTTGGCGAAGGAACTATGATAGAACCAACCGAAGAACATGGGTATAAACATGTAGAACAATTACAAGATCTTACTCGAATAGGGTATTCTCATGAAGATCTAAGGATTCCTTATTACATTTATAAGATTAGGAAACAATTTCCGAAAGAACGTTATGTGAAATTCTTAACAAAAAGAGCCTACAAATATGCTATGAAGGGAAAGTTATCAAGAGCAAAATGGATCATTAGCATTTTGTTAATGTACTACGGAGATTCTTATTTATAAACCACTTCAAAAGAGTTGTGTCTTAAAGATATTATTGGTTGTATAGAAAATGCTATTTTTACATCTATAACAACAATAGAATGATATCACAAGAACAATTTAATACAGAACTCGATTTAATTATTTCAAATGCTATTCGCGAGGATATTGGAGATGGAGATCATACTTCATTATCTTGTATACCTGCAGATGCTTCAGGAAAGGCTAAATTATTAGTAAAAGATGAAGGAATTATTGCTGGTGTAGCATTTGCTAAAATGGTATTTGCATATGTTGATGCTAATCTTGAAGTTGAAACATTAATCAATGATGGAGAAAAAGTAACCTATGGTGATATTGTATTTTACGTATCAGGAAAATCACAGTCTATTTTACAAGCAGAGCGTTTAGTATTAAATGCTATGCAACGTATGAGTGCGATTGCTACGAAAACTCGTTTCTTCATGGATCTTTTAGAAGGAACAAAGACAAAAGTTTTAGATACTCGTAAAACTACTCCTGGAATTAGAGCACTTGAAAAATGGGCCGTAAAAATTGGAGGAGGAGAGAATCATCGTTTCGCTTTATATGATATGGTTATGATTAAAGATAATCATATTGACTTCGCAGGCGGAATTACTCAAGCCATTACTAAAACGAAACAGTACTTAAAGGAGAAAGAACTCGATATTAAAATTATTGTTGAAGCTAGAGATTTAGATGAAATTAAAGAGATTTTATCTAATGAAGGAGTGTATCGTATTTTGATAGATAATTTTAATTATGAAGATACTCGAAAAGCCGTTGAACTTATTGGAGAACAATGTTTAACAGAGAGTTCTGGAGGAATTAACGAAGAAACAATTCGTAAGTATGCAGAATGTGGAGTAGATTTTATCTCTTCTGGTGCGCTTACACATTCAGTATATAATTTAGACTTAAGTCTAAAAGCTATAGATTAATCAAATACATAATACATGAAGAAATATATTTTCATTGCAACCATTGCTTTAGCGGTTAGTTGTAATACCAAAGAATCTAAAAAAGAAACAAACGATATGAGTACTTCAGAAAATCCATTATTAGTAAAAAGTACTTTAGATTACGGAGCACCTGATTTTACAAAAATTAAGAATGAACATTTTATGCCTGCAATTTTAAAAGGTATGGAAATTCAAAATGAAGAAATTGCAAAAATTGCAGCGAATACAGAAGCACCAACTTTTGAAAATACCATTTTGGCTTTAGAAGAAAGTAGTAAAACATTAGATAATGTAACTGCTGTATTTTATGCTTTAGCTGGAGCACATACGAATGATGTTATTAAAGAAAATCAGAAAGAATTAGCACCAAAGTTTTCCAAGCATCAAGATGAGATTTTATTAAACACGAAGTTGTTTGAAAAAGTTAAAACCGTTCATAGTAACTTAGAATCTTTAAATCTTGATGATGAATCTAAACATTTAGTGAAAGAAACGTTTAAAAGGTTTGCAAAAGCTGGAGCTAACTTATCTGAAGAAGATAAAGCGAAGCTAAAAGATATAAATGCAAAACTAGCAAGCTTATCAAATGACTTTGGAAAGAAGTTATTAGATGCGAGCAAGAAAGGTGGAATTGTAGTTGATAATAAAGATAAATTAAAAGGATTTTCTGAAGAAAAAATCAAATCGCTAGAGAAAGATGGAAAGTATGAAATCCAATTAATTAATACAACGCAACAACCTTCATTACAAACTTTAGAAAACAGAGAAGTTCGAGGAGAGTTATTCAATAAATCTATTCATAGAACAGATGCAGGAGAATACAATACTTCAGATTTAGTAAAAGAAATGGTTGTTTTACGTGCTCAAAAAGCTAAAATTCTCGGGTTCGATAATTATGCTAGCTGGAGTTTACAAGGAACAATGGCTTCTACTCCTGATAAAGTTTTTGATATGTTCAATAACTTAATTCCAGGTTCATTAGAGAAAGCGGCATCAGAAGTAAAAGAAATCCAAGCTGAAATTAAAAAGAATGGTGGAGATTTTAAATTAACTCCATACGACTGGAATTTCTATGCTGAGAAAGTTCGTAAATCAAAATATAGTTTAGATGAAAATGAAGTAAAACAATACTTTGAAATCAATAATGTATTAGAAAAAGGAGTATTCTTCGCTGCTACAAAATTATATGGATTGACATTTAAAAAGCGTACAGACATTCCTGTGTATCATCCAGATGTAGTAGTTTATGAAATCTTTGAAGAAGACGGAAGTAAATTAGGATTGTTTTATGGCGATTTCTTTGCTAGAGATAGTAAAAGAGGAGGAGCTTGGATGAGCGCTTTTGTAAAACAATCGAAGTTACGTAATCAAAAGCCAGTTATTTATAATGTGTGTAATTCTCCAAAACCAGCAGACGGTGAGCCTGCTTTAATTAGTTTTGATGAAGTAGAAACGATGTTCCATGAGTTTGGGCACGCATTACATGGTTTGTTTGGAGATCAGCAATATGCTTCAATTTCAGGAACAAGTACAGCAAGAGATTTTGTTGAATTTCCATCTCAAGTAAATGAAAATTGGGCAACACATCCAGAGGTTTTAAATAACTACGCTTTACATTATAAAACAGGAGAAGTTATTCCAGATACTTTATTGAAGAAAATTAAAGATGCTGGAACTTTCAATCAAGGATATTCGATTATTGAAAACTTATGTTCTTCTAACTTAGATATGCAATGGCATACAATTAGTGTTGATTCAAATGTTGATGATGTTGCAAAATTTGAAAAAGAAGCTTTAGCGAAAATGAAATTAAATGTAGATGAAATTCCACCAAGATATCGTTCTACATACTTTGCACACATTTTTAGCGGAGGATACGCTGCAGGTTACTATTCTTATTTATGGACAGAAATGTTAAGTCATGATGCATACGATTGGTTCAAGAATAACGGATTGTTAACACGTGCTAACGGAGATAAATTCCGTAAAGAAGTATTATCAAGAGGTAGCACAATGGATTATGCAGAAATGTATAAAACTTTTGCAGGTAGAGATCCTCAAGCCGAACCAATGTTAAAGGCAAGAGGATTAAAGTAAATTTTCATATTAAAATATGAACTACTTAAGAGAGACTTATTTTTTCGATTATAGTAATGAAGTAATTCAGAATGTAATCTCAGAATTTAAAGATGAATCGTTGACAGATAAAGAAAAAACGATTCGTATGTACACAAAAATTCGAGATGAATGGCGTTATGATCCGTATACAATAAGTCTCTCTAAAGAAAAATATAAGGCCAGTCATATTGGTCAGATTTCTTCAGGGAATTGTGTCGAGAAATCCATTTTACTAATTGCTTGTTTAAGAGCTCTAGAAATTCCGGCAAGATTACACTTAGGAAAAGTAAAAAACCATATTGCTGTTGAACGTTTAACTGAAAAGTTTGGTTCTAATGAATTGACTCCTCATGGAATGGTTAATGTAGAGTTAGATGGGAAATGGTTGAAAATGTCACCGGCATTTAATACAGCTTTATGCAAAATGTTTAATGTTGATCCATTAGATTTTGATGGAGAAAATGATTCATTTTTGCAGCAGTATAACAGTTCTGGAAGCCTGTTTATGGAATATGTTGATGATTACGGTCATTTTGAGGATGTTCCAGTAGAATTTATGGTGAATAATATCAAAGAACACTATCCGCATATTTTCGATGTAGATAATATTACAGAATTCAAATTATAGTTTTCGAAATTTATATGAACGAATATTACGATAACGAAACATTTACCAAAGTCAGTTTTACTAGTGAGCAACTTAGTAAAACTGACTTTGATTCTTGTACCTTTAAAAGTTGTGATTTATCGGAGCTTCATATCAATAATTCTGAATTTCTAGAATGTGAGTTCATTGACTGTAACTTGAGTAATACTCGTTTAAAAGATTCTAGTTTTAAAGACACTCATTTTTACAATTCAAAACTTTTAGGTGTCAAGTTTTATGAAGTTGATCCTTTCTTACTAAGAATGAATTTTAAAGATTGTCAATTGGATTATGCTTCTTTTTATCAATTAAAAGTGCAAAATTTTCAGTTTGTAGATTCAAGTATCAAAGAAGTAGATTTTACCCAAGCAGATGTTCAATTTTCTTATTTTGATAATTGTGATTTATTGGGATCTATTTTTGAAGAAACAGATTTACGAAATGTAAATTTTAAAACATCACGTAACTTTTCAATAGATTTGGAAACTAACAAAGTAGAAAAAGCTATATTTTCAAAGGATAATGTTGCTAACTTGTTAGAGAAGTATAAAATCAGGTTAGAATGATTTTTGAATAAACAGAAAATAAAAGTGCTATGATTGATTTTGAAAAGTATTATGGAAATTTAGATGTTTATGGTTTGGTTGAAATAATTGAATCTATAGATGAATATGATCCTAAAGTCATCAAGTATTGTTTGTATAGACTTGATGAGTTGAAAGTTCCTAAAGAATCAATTTTAGAGGCTTCCGAAACAGCTTTGTCTAGGAGGTTTTTTAAGTATTTTTCTACGTTTAAATATCTTAAAAAAGAAACAATTTATCTTGACAGCTATTTTTTCAGTGAAGAAGAGGTGAAGAATATTTTTTATGCAACTCACCATAATTATATTCAATATGTAAATAATGCTACATTAAATATGCCTACATAAACAAAAACTTGAAAAAACAAAGTAAATTTACAATCAGGATTTATTTCAAAAATTAATGTCAAAAGAAATAGAACAAAGTCTAGAAAAAATACCAGTAATTAATTGGTTAGTAAGATTTGGGAAACAAATTAAAATTCCAGGTCTAGAAGGACTATCGTTGTATGATGTTCTTGAAATGTATGTCATTGGAATTGTAAAAGGTGCATTAACTACAAGAGCAGGAGGAATTGCGTTTAGTTTTTTTATGGCAATCTTTCCTTTTTTACTTTTTATACTTACGTTGATTCCGTATTTACCTATTGATGGATTTCAAGAAGGTTTATTTGATTTAATTCGTGAAGGATTACCTCCAAAAACTTTTGATGCAGTTAATGGTGTGATTAAAGATATTTTAAATAATCAATATGGAGGATTACTATCCTTTGGTTTTTTAGCGTCCATATTTTTAATGACAAATGGAGTTAATGCAATATTCGGAGGATTTGAATACTCTTATCACGTTCGAGAGTTCAGAAATGTATTTAGAACTTACGTAGTTTCGCTTGGAGTTTCATTACTAATGTCTTTTTTCTTAATCATTACTGTTACATTAATTATCTTATATCAAATAGCATTATCTAAAATAGATGACATTGGTTGGTTTGATACCGGAGAACTCAACCTGTTTTATTTAGGAAGAGGATTGTTATTCTTAATAATGATTTACACTGTAGTGTCTTTATTATTTAGATATGGAACAAAACAAGGAAAGCAAATTAAGTTTTTTTCACCAGGAGCTTTATTAACAACAGTAGTGTCTTTGTTTACATTTTATCTTTTTGGTATTTATGTGGTTAAGTTTGCTAAATACAATCAATTATACGGTTCAATCGGAACTTTATTAATCTTAATGTTATTCGTTTGGTTGAATGCAATTGTATTATTACTTGGTTTTGAATTGAATGCGTCTATATATCAGTTAAAACGTCGAAATAAAACTTCATAATCCGCCAATAAATTCGGATATTTGCAGGCTGAAATAAACACTATTTATTTTTTAATCGATTTATAACTTATGAAACCAGGAATTCCAAAGGGAACAAGAGACTTTTCATCTACTCAAGTAGCAAGAAGAAACTTTATATTTAATACGATAAAGCATTCTTTTGAATTGTACGGTTTTCAACCTATTGAAACACCGAGTTTCGAGAATTCATCAACCTTAATGGGTAAGTATGGAGAAGAAGGAGATCGATTAATCTTTAAGATTTTAAATTCTGGAGATTATTTAAATAAAGTAGATGAGAATTTATTAACAGAAAAGAATAGTACTAAAGTAACTACTCAGATTTCTGAAAAGGCATTACGTTACGATTTAACAGTGCCTTTTGCACGATATGTTGTACAGCACCAAAATGAAATAACCTTTCCTTTTAAGCGATATCAAATTCAGCCAGTTTGGAGAGCAGATAGACCGCAAAAAGGACGTTTTAGAGAGTTTTATCAGTGTGATGCAGATGTGGTAGGAAGCCAATCGTTATGGCAAGAAGTTGAATTTGTACAATTATATGATTCAGTTTTTAGTAAGTTAAATGTTCAAGGAACGACGATTAAGATCAACAATCGTAAAATACTATCTGGAATAGCTGAAGTTATTGGAGCAAAAGATAAACTTATTGATTTTACAGTTGCATTAGATAAACTAGATAAAATTGGTAAGGATGGTGTTGTAAAAGAAATGTTAGAGAAAGGTATCTCTGAAGAAGCCATTGAAAAAGTTCAACCTTTGTTTGATTTTACAGGAACCAATAATGATAAATTAAATTCTTTAGCTGAAATGTTATCTTCTTCTGAAGAAGGAACAAAAGGAGTAGAAGAATTACGTTTTGTAATTGATAGTGTAGCAGAATTAGGATTACAAACTTCAGATTTGGATGTAGACGTAACCTTAGCTAGAGGATTAAATTATTACACAGGCGCAATATTTGAAGTTTCAGCTCCAAAGGAAGTGAAAATTGGTTCTATCGGTGGCGGAGGAAGATATGACGATTTGACTGGAATTTTCGGCTTAAAAGACGTAAGTGGTGTAGGAATTTCATTTGGTTTAGATCGAATTTATTTGGTAATGGAAGAATTAGGGCTATTTGAGGCAGTTGAATTACCAAAGCCAAAAGTATTGTTCTTAAACTTTGATGAAAGCGAATCTTTAGCTAAAATGAAGGCAATTAATGAGTTACGAGCTAATGGTGTGAAGACAGAGCTATACCCAGATGTTGCTACAAGTAACAACCAACAAAAGAAGCAATGGAAGTATGTTGATAAAAGAGGCATAGAATTTGTAATTACTTCCATTGAAGATGAGCAGTTAAAGTTCAAAAACACAAAAACAAGAGAAGAAAAACTCCTTACAATCAAGGAAATAATTAAAATAGTACAATAAAAAGAACTTTTTGTTTTATCTTTACAAAAAAACATTAAACAAAAAGTTATGTTCGAGATCCACAATAATATGACAGACGATAGAATAGACGAAATAGGTGAGAACCACGTTGGAACATCTGCAACAACGCCATTAAGAGCTGACGCATTTGATATTTCAGATGAAGAAAAGATTGCAAAAATCCAGGAAAGCGTAAAAGATATTCTTATAACGTTAGGTATGGATTTAACTGATGACAGTTTACAAGGTACGCCAAAACGTGTTGCAAAAGCTTTTGTTAATGAGTTATTCATGGGATTAAATCCAAAGAATAAACCAAAGGCATCAACTTTTGATAATAATTATAAATATGGAGAGATGTTAGTAGAGAAGAATATCATTGTGTATTCTACTTGTGAACATCACTTATTACCAATTATAGGTAGAGCTCATGTTGCTTACATCTCTAATGGAAAAGTAATTGGTTTATCTAAAATGAACCGTTTAGTTGAGTATTTCGCTAAGCGTCCACAAGTTCAAGAGCGTTTAACTATGCAAGTAGTACAAGCAATGCAAGAAGCTTTAGGTACAGATGATGTTGCGTGTGTAATTGATGCAAAACATTTATGTGTAAACTCTCGTGGTATTAAAGATATTGAGAGTTCAACTGTAACGGCTGAATTTGGTGGGAAATTCAAAAACAAAGAGACTAAAAGAGAATTTTTAGACTACATTAAATTGAATACAACTTTTGATTAGTTTTTAATCTAGTAAGTATATATAACAAACAGGAAAAAGCGGCTTTTAGCCGCTTTTTTTATTTACCATCCTAAGTAATAATCTTTATCTAACCAATCTGGACATTCTAAGTCATATTTCTCTCGCATAATATGTTCTGTTACACAAAATGCTCCTTCAACCCATCCCTGCTGATCTGAATAGGCTTCTCCAGCAATAAATATGCGCTCTTCTTCAAATGGTTGTCTTATGTAAGGCATTACATCCCAAACTTTATATTCGTTTTTCCAAGCGTGATATCCTCCTCCATAAGGATCTTTAGTCCAATCTTTATAAGCTGAGGTATATGGTGGTGGTACTTCTACATTTGGTCCATGTAGTTCTCGTACTTGATTCATTACTTCTCCAACCATCATTTTACTTGCGTGTTCATAATTAGCATAATTGCTGTTTTTTGCACGTACTAATTTCGTTTCTCTAGTTTGAAATTTCTCTCCAGCTTCTAATGCTTGCCAAAAAGTAACAGTTCTCATATCATTATAACTAGCTAAAAATAACGAGTGAGAATTTACAGGATCAACACCAAAATAATAACATTGTCTCATTGGTAAATCTGTAATAGATTCTCCTGCCATTGCTCCTAAACCAGCTTCCCACCAAGGTTCTTCAAAACCAAGTAATATTTTAACTGATGGTTCTGGAATAACAGAGTTTAGATTGTTATGCAGTTTGTGATTTTTTTCTGGATTGAAGAAGAAATTGTCTTGATCTAGTAACTCCAAAGAACGTTTTGGCATTCCTAGAATGATATCCTTAGCTTCAACTTCGTAGTATTCTTCTTTCTTTAAATTGTAAAAAGTCAAAATGTATTTGTACTCACTAAGTTTATCTTTGTTTCTTCTGAACGTTTTTAGTTTATTTCGAGTGTAAATCGTTCCACCTTGTTGAATGAAATCATCTCCTAAACAGGTTAATATTTGATCATATCCACCTTCAATAGTTTTATATTTCACGGAGTCACTAGCAAAATCTCCCACCATGTATGGGAAAGCTTCGGCAGCATTCCAGTTGATCGTATTTGAATAATAGCCTCCTGCTTGTGCTAAGAACTCATAACATTCTTGAGAAGAACGGTCTTTTAATAAGTTCCAAAATCCGATTTTATAAACTTTTATTCCTTTGTATGGTCCATCAAATTGATAAACAAGTTCTTGTTTAACACGGTTCCATTCTTCACGTGGATTAGGATTTTCTTGAATTTGTTTTAATGAATATCCATCTGCTTCTAGAACCTCACTAATAATTTCTGTGAAAATATCATCTGAACTCTTTCCTTCAAACCGTTCTTCAACAAAATATCGAGTTTTAAACTTTTCTCCAGTAATTTGAGATTGAGAAAATCTATTGGCAAAGAAGCGTTGCTTTCTTAAATAATATAAATGATGATTAGCATCACCCATTGGAAAATCAATTGGATTTAAACCATACTGAGTAGAAAATACATCTTCAATTAACGCAGTTACAATTTTCTGTTCCGTCATATATCGCATTCCTCCAAGTTCTCCAACTACATTCATTCCTGGAAGTTTTACGGATTCTAATCTTCCTCCGATACGATCACTCATTTCGAAAATAGCCACCTCTAAATCCAGTTTTTCTCCTTTTGTATTGGTTCCGTTTAATAATCTGTAACCAGAATACAATCCTGAAGCTCCAGCACCAACAATAGCAACGTCTAATTGTTGTCTTTTTGCTTCTTTAGTTAAAAATCGATTACTGATTTCACCTCGTACAACTGGCCATTGAATTTTAAAATGTGATATATCAAACTTTGTTTTTCCTTTAACAGCTAAGTCAGAAAGAATTTTACCTAATAAAGGAATGAATTTAGCAGCCCAACCACCAGTGTATACAATAATGTTTTTATGATTATGTACC
This genomic window from Tenacibaculum sp. 190524A05c contains:
- a CDS encoding glycoside hydrolase family 71/99-like protein, producing the protein MIKKCPPKLVLLGICLFILSACETDDFIENNTTITNTTTPEDVKLYEKWFDSAKLPDIEEVFSEESLISDKQLDAQITIQKSSNSQPVYVHYMPWFQSKETDGYWGQHWTMTNQNPEVVHEDGRRQIASHYYPKIGPYSTKDKDLQQYHLLLMKLSGVDGVIFDWYGMRDVLDFNNIKEGMESFLKQLNKTDIEFAVMYEDRVIHEQARALTPIQISQAKNDLQYIESTYFDMDNYIRIDDKELLMIFGPNYIDEEQDWNEILGSLEEKYNVLTLWGAQDVIGRQNTNGEFAWIDRGHLNTLYGYYNYNVDFNDVIGGVSYPGFHDFYVEGGWKPADSRQWSIDRFDDEPLVNSFVETTKHPVDFVQIATWNDFGEGTMIEPTEEHGYKHVEQLQDLTRIGYSHEDLRIPYYIYKIRKQFPKERYVKFLTKRAYKYAMKGKLSRAKWIISILLMYYGDSYL
- the rlmH gene encoding 23S rRNA (pseudouridine(1915)-N(3))-methyltransferase RlmH, with protein sequence MKIKLLAVGKTDDKNLNQLIELYQNRLKHYVKFELDIIPDIKNAKNLSEAQQKEKEGDLILSKLQNTDQLILLDDKGKQYTSIEFSQFLQKKMNSGIKQLVLVIGGPYGFSEAVYKKAGGKLSLSKMTFSHQMIRLFIVEQIYRGFTILRNEPYHHE
- a CDS encoding M3 family metallopeptidase, which translates into the protein MKKYIFIATIALAVSCNTKESKKETNDMSTSENPLLVKSTLDYGAPDFTKIKNEHFMPAILKGMEIQNEEIAKIAANTEAPTFENTILALEESSKTLDNVTAVFYALAGAHTNDVIKENQKELAPKFSKHQDEILLNTKLFEKVKTVHSNLESLNLDDESKHLVKETFKRFAKAGANLSEEDKAKLKDINAKLASLSNDFGKKLLDASKKGGIVVDNKDKLKGFSEEKIKSLEKDGKYEIQLINTTQQPSLQTLENREVRGELFNKSIHRTDAGEYNTSDLVKEMVVLRAQKAKILGFDNYASWSLQGTMASTPDKVFDMFNNLIPGSLEKAASEVKEIQAEIKKNGGDFKLTPYDWNFYAEKVRKSKYSLDENEVKQYFEINNVLEKGVFFAATKLYGLTFKKRTDIPVYHPDVVVYEIFEEDGSKLGLFYGDFFARDSKRGGAWMSAFVKQSKLRNQKPVIYNVCNSPKPADGEPALISFDEVETMFHEFGHALHGLFGDQQYASISGTSTARDFVEFPSQVNENWATHPEVLNNYALHYKTGEVIPDTLLKKIKDAGTFNQGYSIIENLCSSNLDMQWHTISVDSNVDDVAKFEKEALAKMKLNVDEIPPRYRSTYFAHIFSGGYAAGYYSYLWTEMLSHDAYDWFKNNGLLTRANGDKFRKEVLSRGSTMDYAEMYKTFAGRDPQAEPMLKARGLK
- the nadC gene encoding carboxylating nicotinate-nucleotide diphosphorylase, whose amino-acid sequence is MISQEQFNTELDLIISNAIREDIGDGDHTSLSCIPADASGKAKLLVKDEGIIAGVAFAKMVFAYVDANLEVETLINDGEKVTYGDIVFYVSGKSQSILQAERLVLNAMQRMSAIATKTRFFMDLLEGTKTKVLDTRKTTPGIRALEKWAVKIGGGENHRFALYDMVMIKDNHIDFAGGITQAITKTKQYLKEKELDIKIIVEARDLDEIKEILSNEGVYRILIDNFNYEDTRKAVELIGEQCLTESSGGINEETIRKYAECGVDFISSGALTHSVYNLDLSLKAID
- a CDS encoding YihY/virulence factor BrkB family protein is translated as MSKEIEQSLEKIPVINWLVRFGKQIKIPGLEGLSLYDVLEMYVIGIVKGALTTRAGGIAFSFFMAIFPFLLFILTLIPYLPIDGFQEGLFDLIREGLPPKTFDAVNGVIKDILNNQYGGLLSFGFLASIFLMTNGVNAIFGGFEYSYHVREFRNVFRTYVVSLGVSLLMSFFLIITVTLIILYQIALSKIDDIGWFDTGELNLFYLGRGLLFLIMIYTVVSLLFRYGTKQGKQIKFFSPGALLTTVVSLFTFYLFGIYVVKFAKYNQLYGSIGTLLILMLFVWLNAIVLLLGFELNASIYQLKRRNKTS
- a CDS encoding transglutaminase family protein — encoded protein: MNYLRETYFFDYSNEVIQNVISEFKDESLTDKEKTIRMYTKIRDEWRYDPYTISLSKEKYKASHIGQISSGNCVEKSILLIACLRALEIPARLHLGKVKNHIAVERLTEKFGSNELTPHGMVNVELDGKWLKMSPAFNTALCKMFNVDPLDFDGENDSFLQQYNSSGSLFMEYVDDYGHFEDVPVEFMVNNIKEHYPHIFDVDNITEFKL
- a CDS encoding pentapeptide repeat-containing protein encodes the protein MNEYYDNETFTKVSFTSEQLSKTDFDSCTFKSCDLSELHINNSEFLECEFIDCNLSNTRLKDSSFKDTHFYNSKLLGVKFYEVDPFLLRMNFKDCQLDYASFYQLKVQNFQFVDSSIKEVDFTQADVQFSYFDNCDLLGSIFEETDLRNVNFKTSRNFSIDLETNKVEKAIFSKDNVANLLEKYKIRLE